TGGCCGCGACGGCACCGCTGATGGCAAAGGCGAACGTACCCGCCAGATCGAGTGCCGTGAACAGCCGATGCCCGTTCAGGCTCTCGGCAACCAACTCCTGGGCAGTCACCTATTCGTTTCCTCCAGCGGTTGCGGCGGGCACAACCACGCGGCGGCCGCGGTCAGCATGGCCTCAAGCCCGGTCTCGAGCGTCGGATGGATCTGCGGCGCGAACTTGGGCGAGTGATTGCTGGGAATCTTGTTGACCGCTTTTTCCTGCACGGCTTGCGCGTACGTCGCCGGGTCGGTGCCACCCAGGAACCAGAACACATATGGGACGCCCCAGGTGCGGCCGAAGATGCTGAAATCCTCGCTCGCCGACGCCGCGCGCGGCGCCAACGAAGCATTTTCGCCGAACTGGCTGGCGAAGGCCTGCGCCACCTTCTCCGTCGCGACCAGATCGTTCTCGGTCAGCGGGTAGCTGTTGATGGTGTTGAACTCGGGCGGCCGCTCGGCGCCGGAAGCCTCGCATTCGGCGCAGCAGATGCGGCGGATCGCCTTGAGCATGTACTCGCGCGTGTCGTCGCTGAAGGTGCGCATGTTCAGCTTGATCGTCGCATCGTCAGGGATGATGTTTTCCTTGGTGCCTGCCTGTAGCGAGCCGATCGTCAGTACCGCCGGTTCGGTCGGCGCGATCTCCCGCGAGACGATGGTCTGCAGGCGCAGCGCGGTCGCGGCGGCCATGATGACCGGATCGATCGAGGTCTGCGGCTGTGACCCGTGCGAGCCGCGCCCGAACAGCTTGATCTTCAGGCTGTCTCCGGCGGACAGCGTCACGCCGGGACGGTAACTCACAGTACCCGCCGCCCCCACCATGACGTGCTGGCCCAGGATGATGTCAGGCTTGGGAAAGCGGCCTTCGCCCCAATCGCGCACCATGGCCTGCGCACCTTCGGCCGTTTCCTCGCCTGGCTGGAACACGATCATCAGCGTGCCCTGCCAGGCGGCGCGATTCGCCGCCAGGATGCGTGCCGCGCCGATCATCCAGGCGACGTGCATGTCGTGGCCGCAGGAATGCGCGACGCCGACCTCCATACCGTCCGCGTCCCGCGCCGTCACGGTGCTGGCATAGGGCAGCCCGGTGTTCTCCGCCATCGGCAGCGCATCCATGTCCGCGCGCAACATCACGGTCGGGCCGACGCCGTTCCTCAACACGCAGACCACGCCGGTCACGCCGACGTTGCGCGTCACCTCATAGCCCAGCGACTGCATCGTGTCGGCCACGATCTTCGCGGTGCGGACTTCCTGCATCGACAACTCAGGATGCTGGTGAAGATCCTTGTAGAGGGCCTCGAGGTCGGACACCAGGGTGGGCTCGGCTCCGCCAAGCGCTTGTGTGAGTGGATTCATGACAGCTCCTGGAAGGAGAATGACGCCTGACGGGAACCGCGCCTTGGGAATGGCCGGGGCCTGGAATGAAAGTCGGAAATTCAGGTCTGCGACCTTGCGCCCCTGGGCACCGTGAGCATGATCGAGAAGATCGCTATCAAGACCATCAGGACGTTGAAGCCCAGGGCGACCATGGCGGCTTGCCGGACGGCCACATTATCCTGGCGGCCACTGAACGTGATCAGTCCTTCCAGCCAGTTCATGCTCCCGTTGTCGCCGCTGAGCGCGGTGAAGATGGCGGCGGAGATCGCGACGCCGAAGGCGCTACCGAGCGACGAAGCCATTTTGTAGATACCCGCGCCCGATCCCGCCTGAGCCGCGGGCAGGTTCGACAGCGCCGCGTCGGTCGAAGGGGTGGCGTAGAAGGCCAGGCCTATGCCGAACAAGGTGTAGCCGAAGATGGCGAAGACCTTGTAATGCGACAACAGCAGTTGGGCGGGCGACAACAACAGGATTGCCAGGCCCGTGATCACGCAACCCCAGATCATCGGCTTGCGTGGACCGAAGCGCCGCAACAACATCTCGCCCACGCGTATAAATGCGATGATGGCAATCGCGTAACCCAGCGTGAGCAAGCCCGCCTGCTGGGCATTCATGCCGCCGCCGATCTGCAGCAGTTGCAACGACACGATCAACGTGCCAGCCGTTCCGTTGACCAGGAAGTTGGAAATCGTCGCACCGGTGTAGGTCGCATTCCTGAACAGGCTGAAATCGAAGAACGCATTCGATGCCTTGCTCTCGATGCGCAAGAACAGCCAGCCGAACACCACCGTCACCACCAGCAGCCCCAGACTGACCGTGCTTGTCCAGCCCAACTTGTTGCCCTGCGTGACCAGCACCTGCAAGGCCACCATGGTGACCATGAACGTCAGCACGCCAAACAGGTCGAACCTATAATCCGGCCTGGTTTCAGCCTTGCTCTCGGGCGTGCCGCGTATCATCCACAGGCCAAGCGCACTGACCGCGATCGCCACCCAGAAGATCGAGCGCCAGCCGAAATGCTGCGACATCAAGCCGCCAAACAGCGCGCATAGCCCGGAGCCGCCCCAAGATCCGATCGACCACATGCTGATGGCACGTTGGCGTTCCGCGCCTTCCCAGTACGCCTTCACCAGCGCAAGGCTCGCCGACATGATGCACGCCGCCGACAAGCCCTGCAGCGCGCGCCCCGACAGCATGACCGGCGCCGCCAGCGGCCCTTGCGGCGTGATGGCGACCAGCAGCGAGCCGGCAATGCTCAGGCAGAATCCGATGCGGGTGATCTTGAGCCGGCCGACGCGATCCGCCAGGCCTCCCATCACCACGATGAAGATGCCGGAGAACAGCGACGTGATGGCCACCGCGACGTTCATCGTGCTCGCGTCCATGCCGAGGTCGCGCCGCATGTCGGGCGCGATGTTCAGCGTCGTCTGGGCAAACAGCCAGAACGCGATGACGCCCATGATGATGCCGAACAGCAGCCGGTCGTTGCCCTTGTACGCGACCGTCGATCGGACACTGGTATCCATACCGTTCTCCATTGCGCATGCGCAGCGGGTCTATGTAGGCCTCGGCATCAACTTCGGTGTAGACGTGTTGTTCACACTACGCCTCTTTGAATTCATAAGCCACAGATTTTCCGTCGCTTAGCGCCTGGCCACCTCTACGGTGTTGATTCAGGTGGACGCGATGGGCGATTTTTTTTGAATAATGCCGCATCGGACATGCTGCCGCCTGCGATCCCGGGACGGCGGCGCTTCACGCCGCGCAAGTCTTCGTGCAAGCGCGGTGCTCATCCGCCATCTATCTGTTCCTCGATCTCACGAAGTACTCCCCATATATCGTGATCCGGGTATCGCCCTGCGGCCCATCGCCATAGATCTGGCGCGCGCGTATCGTCGCCAGTGCGCCCTTGCAGCCCCAGATGCCGCAATCCGCCCCGGCGTCGAATGGCGAAGGCGGCAGGAAGACCGCGTTCGTGGTCCATGTACCGTCCGACGCGGCCGTCACGTATTGCGTGGCGCCGCTGCCGCCGATCTGGCTGACTTCCAGCAAGGCGCCCGGCGCGGCGGTACCGGATACGCCGATGGGTGGCGGCGGGTTGCGGTTGGTCCAGTACATCACCGTATCGTTCGCTGGCGACGTAATCGCGACCGGCTGCAGGACCGCAAACTGCCTCACCGCGGTCGAGCCGGATGGTTGTGTCTGTTGCGCGGCCACGCTGTAGGCGCCGGCGCCGGTCACCGTGTAGGGGCCACACGACCACGACCCATCCGGCTGCACCTGGACCTGGCACTGCGGCCCGCCCGATAGCGTCACGGTCGCGCCGGGAACGCCGTAGCCGCGCACCACATAGGATTGCCCGACCAGCACCTGATCCGCCATGGGCCAGGCGATATAGAACACGGCGCTGCCAGGACAGGTCGCGCCGCCGACCGGATATTGCACGGACGCCTGGTCCAAGGGATAGCCATCCAGCACCTGCGTCGCGGTCAGGCTGTAGCAGCCCGGCCCGCTGGACAACAGATGCGGAAATACCCACTTGCCGCCGCCTTCCACGACGCTGAAGCCCAGGTCGTGCACGCCCATCAGCTTGAGGAAGACCTGCGCATTGGGCTCGCCCGTCCCGGACACATCGTAGGGTGTGTCGGCAAGCAGCCCGGCCCCTTGCGCCGGGTTGCCGAACATGGCGGGCAGCGCGGCCCGCGTCTTGAATTCGCGGCCAACAGGCTGATCCGACCAGTCGTAGGCCTGCCCGGACTGCAGCACGCTCAGGGTATAGGACGACGATGGCATGATGCCGTTCAACACGCAGGACCACGCGCCATTGGCGACCGTGGCG
This genomic interval from Bordetella genomosp. 8 contains the following:
- a CDS encoding M20 family metallopeptidase, with protein sequence MNPLTQALGGAEPTLVSDLEALYKDLHQHPELSMQEVRTAKIVADTMQSLGYEVTRNVGVTGVVCVLRNGVGPTVMLRADMDALPMAENTGLPYASTVTARDADGMEVGVAHSCGHDMHVAWMIGAARILAANRAAWQGTLMIVFQPGEETAEGAQAMVRDWGEGRFPKPDIILGQHVMVGAAGTVSYRPGVTLSAGDSLKIKLFGRGSHGSQPQTSIDPVIMAAATALRLQTIVSREIAPTEPAVLTIGSLQAGTKENIIPDDATIKLNMRTFSDDTREYMLKAIRRICCAECEASGAERPPEFNTINSYPLTENDLVATEKVAQAFASQFGENASLAPRAASASEDFSIFGRTWGVPYVFWFLGGTDPATYAQAVQEKAVNKIPSNHSPKFAPQIHPTLETGLEAMLTAAAAWLCPPQPLEETNR
- a CDS encoding MFS transporter, which codes for MDTSVRSTVAYKGNDRLLFGIIMGVIAFWLFAQTTLNIAPDMRRDLGMDASTMNVAVAITSLFSGIFIVVMGGLADRVGRLKITRIGFCLSIAGSLLVAITPQGPLAAPVMLSGRALQGLSAACIMSASLALVKAYWEGAERQRAISMWSIGSWGGSGLCALFGGLMSQHFGWRSIFWVAIAVSALGLWMIRGTPESKAETRPDYRFDLFGVLTFMVTMVALQVLVTQGNKLGWTSTVSLGLLVVTVVFGWLFLRIESKASNAFFDFSLFRNATYTGATISNFLVNGTAGTLIVSLQLLQIGGGMNAQQAGLLTLGYAIAIIAFIRVGEMLLRRFGPRKPMIWGCVITGLAILLLSPAQLLLSHYKVFAIFGYTLFGIGLAFYATPSTDAALSNLPAAQAGSGAGIYKMASSLGSAFGVAISAAIFTALSGDNGSMNWLEGLITFSGRQDNVAVRQAAMVALGFNVLMVLIAIFSIMLTVPRGARSQT